In the Pelorhabdus rhamnosifermentans genome, ATCAATATGATCATGCAATCCGCTTTCTTTAAAATTGCCCAGATTATTCCCGTGGAAGAAGCCACTAACTATCTAAAAGAAGCCGTCGTCAAATCATACGGCAAAAAAGGTGAAAAAGTTGTTGCCATGAACAACGCCGCCATTGACACAGGCGTAAATTCCAGCGTGAAAATCCTTATTCCTGATTCATGGAAAAATGCCCAACAGCAAGAAGAACCGGCTAAGAAAGTTCCGGAATTCATTAAAAATATTCTCAATCCAGTGAACCGTCAAGAAGGAGATAAGCTGCCTGTAAGCGCCTTCACTTGCGTAGAAGATGGAACCTTCCCCTTAGGTACAGCAGCTTATGAAAAACGCGGCATCGCCATCAACGTGCCCGAATGGCAAAGTGACAAATGCATTCAGTGCAACCAATGTGCCTATGTTTGTCCCCATGCTACCATCCGGCCCGTGCTAGTCAATGAAGAAGAGCTGAAAAATGCACCAGCAGGATTTACTGCTAAAACCGCTGTGGGTGCTAAAGATGTAAACTTCAGAATAGCCGTTTCTCCACTTGATTGTACAGGGTGTGGAAATTGTGCCCAAGTTTGTCCGGCGAAGGAAAAAGCCTTAGTTATGAAACCCCTTGCTACGCAAATTCATCAAGCAGAGCTTTGGGATTATGCGGTGAACTTATCTCACAAAGCGAACCCCATGAACAAAGAAACAGTGAAAGGCAGTCAATTTGAGCAGCCCCTGCTAGAATTCTCAGGTGCTTGTGCCGGTTGCGGCGAAACTCCCTATGCCAAACTAGTGACGCAATTGTTTGGTGATCGAATGATGGTAGCCAATGCGACAGGTTGTTCTTCCGTCTGGGCAGGCAGTGCACCGTCTGTCCCGTATGCAAAAAATTATCAAGGTCATGGTCCAGCTTGGGGAAATTCTTTATTTGAAGACAACGCGGAGTTTGGCTTAGGAATGTTCTTAGGAGTAAAACAAGTCAGAAATAAATTGGCCATGGATATTGAACAAGCTACGCAACGAAACTGCGGAGAAAAATTAAAAGAAGCTTGTGAAGAGTGGTTAGCTCATAAAGATATAGGCCAAGGTACAAGAGAGCGGGCGGACAAACTCATTGAGGCATTAGAAGAAGTGAAAGGCCAGGATCCGCTTTTAAATGAAATCGATAAAAACAGCGACTTTCTGGTAAAAAGATCTCAATGGATATTCGGTGGCGACGGCTGGGCTTACGACATTGGATTTGGCGGATTAGACCATGTATTGGCTTCAGGTGAAAACGTGAATGTGTTGGTATTTGATACGGAAGTATACTCCAATACGGGCGGGCAGTCTTCGAAGGCTACACCAACAGCGGCCATTGCTAAATTTGCAGCAAGTGGAAAACGTACCAAGAAAAAAGATCTGGGAATGATAGCCATGAGCTATGGCTATATCTACGTAGCACAAATTGCCATGGGGGCTGACAAGAATCAAACGCTCAAAGCCATTGCGGAGGCAGAAGCTTATCCGGGACCTTCCTTGATCATTGCTTATGCTCCTTGTATCAATCATGGTCTTAAAACGGGTATGGGTTGCAGCCAACTGGAGGCCAAACGAGCTGTGGATAGTGGATATTGGGGACTTTATCGGTATAATCCTCAAAGCAAAGAGGCTGGAAAAAATCCTTTTACTATGGATTCGAAAGAACCTACGATGGAATTTAAGGAATTTCTGATGGGTGAAGTGCGTTACTCGTCACTAAAGAAGCAATTTCCCACTATGGCTGAGGCTTTATTTGAAAAAACCGAACAGGATGCCAAGGAAAGGCTGGAAAAGTACAAGCTCTTGGCGGATTAGTAATGTTGTAGATCAGATGTTTAGTTATTAACAGTTATATCGCTTTATAAAAAGAACAGGTAACTACTTTCGTTAGTAGTCAATCTGTTCTTTTTTTGAACAAAGATTATCATATATTGTCGAGAAATGTATGGCTTGTACCTCAAGCATCGGGGAACGGAAGGCATCAACGGAAGTTACAGTAAGCGGACTTATGTCGATAGGAGTATAGTATGTTGATGAACTTATTCGTGGTTTTCTTTTGACTTGACAGCAAGTTCACGTTAGTATAGGGATAATAGTAAATTCTGCTCGCATTTTTGCTGAAAAGATAAACTGATGGATGTTACATCTACTAGATTTAGAGGTGATTAATTGTGAATGCCAAGATTTTATTTGTAGCACCATTCGCGGGGTTAGCCAAATTGGCACAAGAAGTTGTAGTCGAGCGATTTTCGGATTCGGCACATTTTATTCATGTAGTCAAAGGCGATTTGCAAGAATGTATGGCTATTGTTAAGCAAGCTGTGGAAGATGGGGCTGAAGTGATCGTGAGTCGTGGTGGGACAGCCACATTAATTGAACAGAATGTGAATATCCCCATTGTGCATATCCAGGTTACGGTGATGGATGTTTTACGCGCCTTAAAGCAAAGTGGTGACTATCCTGAAAAAATTGGCATTGCAGGTTTTGAAAATGTGATTTATGGTTGTGAAGATCTGGCGACATTGCTTGGCATTACTTTCGTAGAAATCGTTTTACAAAATGAAGCGGAGGCACAGGAAAAAATTGCTTTGGCAGCGCAAAATGGCGTGGAACTTATCGTTGGAGATGCAATATCAACGAAACTAGCAGTACGTGCGGGTGTAAAGGGTGCTTTGATTCAATCGGGTAAAGATGCGATTTATAAAGCGATCAATGAGGCGAAATTGATTGCACGGATTCGGCGTGAAGAACAAGAAAAATCGGAATTGTTGCGTACCGTCATTGATGCATCCGCCGAAGGCATTGTTGCTACAGATATGGATGATAACATTACTATTTTTAATCCTATGGCGGAAAAAATTTTTCAAGTATCCCACTTAGAAGCGATCGGTAATCAGCTGAAAACCGTCATTCCACAATTTTCTTGGTCAGAAGAGGAGGATTCCGCCGAAAAAGTGGCTGATGTACGGCGCATTGGTGATAAGACACTGATGATTAAACAGAGTCGTATTAAAGTGAAAAATGAAAATATTGGTATTATTTACGATTTCCAGAATGTTTCACAGTTGCAACAATTAGAGCAAAACGTTCGTAAAAAGCTGCATGCCAAAGGCCTGGTGGCTCATATAAAAATGGACGATATTGTCGGCTTGTCCTCCGCTTGTTTGGCATTTAAACGCAAGGCGACAAAGTATGCATTAACGCAATCTACGATTTTAATTACGGGAGAATCAGGTACAGGAAAAGAAATGTTGGCACAAAGTATTCACAATGTGAGTAGGCGAGCGAGTGGTCCTTTTGTTGCCGTAAATTGTGCAGCTTTGCCGGAAAATTTGCTTGAAAGTGAATTGTTTGGTTATGAAGGAGGTGCCTTTACTGGAGCTAAAAAAGGAGGTCGTCAAGGGTTGTTTGAACTGGCCCATGGGGGTACGCTTTTTTTAGATGAAATTGGTGAAATGCCTTTAGCTTTGCAGCCGAGAATATTGCGTGTATTGCAGGAAAAAGCCATCATGCATTTAGGCGGTGATAGTGTTATTCCGATTGATGTGCGTATTATTGCTGCAACCAACCGCAATTTAAACAATTTAATCGAAGAGAAAAAATTTCGTCAAGATCTTTATTATCGGCTTAATATTTTGCGTATTCATATCCCGTCCTTACATGAAAGGGTAGAAGATATTCCACTGCTTGCCAAGGAAATGATGAAAAAAATGAAGCATATTAATACGAAAATTACGGGGCTCAATTTGGAAGCACGGGAACATTTAAAGCAGTGTAACTGGCCGGGTAATATTCGGCAATTGGCAAATACGATGGAACGAGCTATGCTTTTAAGTAATGGTCCGATGATTACCAAGCGCAATATTATTGAAGCCTATGATGCAGAAGGTGAATCATTAGGAGAAAGACTTAGAGAAAAAAGTAAAGCCCAAGATAGTTTAGCTAAGGTGGAACATGAGACATTGTTGCGTGTATTGCTTGAAGAAGAATATAATTACAGTCGCGCTGCTGCCAGACTTGGTATTCATCGCACCACATTATGGCGGAAATTAAATGCTAAGCAAACATAAACATAAATTCGCTTCGTTGCATATTGCACTAAATACGTTGCATTATGCAACGTATTTTTTTTGTAAGAAGAAAAAAACACGACATTTCTAAGAAAATACCTGTTGGCATGAAAATTGCAATAATATATTTGCGGTGAAGTAGCGGGAAGGTGGTAGAAATGTTCAAACTAGCAGTTATTGCAGATGATTTAACAGGTGCAAATGATACAGCCGTACAATTTGCGAAACATAATATAAGAAGTCGTGTGAGAATTGATTTCGATCAACAGAAACTATTGCAAGAAACTGCGGATGTTATTGTGATAGATACGGATAGTCGAAATAGTTCACAAACAGAAGCTTACGATAAAGTGAAAAACGTTTGTAAAGTCTTGCAAAATAGTGGTGTGAAAAATATCTACAAAAAGGTTGATTCGACGCTTAGAGGAAATCTTGGCGCTGAAATTGATGCGGCAGCAGGAATCTTTCAACCCGAAGTGGTTGTGGTAGCACCTGCCTTTCCTAGTAATAAGCGAGTCACGGTGGGCGGCTATCATTTGCTAGATAATCTGCCAATTCAATTAACTGAAATTGCTCATGCGCCAAAGACTCCTGTTAATGAATCGCGTATAGTAGAGCTATTGCGTAAACAAACGGCTGCTAAAATGGGGGTGATTTCGCTCACTACGGTGATGGCCGGAGTAGACGCAGTACAACAAGCTATTAAGCGTTGTTTAGCACGGGGTGAAACGTGGATTGTTTTTGATGCAGTATTGGATGAGCATTTAAGAGTGATTGTTCAGGCTACGAAGGACTATGATAAAGTTCTGTGGGTAGGGTCGGCAGGAATGGCAGAGCAGTTACCTGATTTTTATCAATGGTCAACTAAAACTAAAAACGGAATCAATTCGAGGCCAGGGGCCGTCCTGGTGGTTGCCGGTAGTGTGAGTAAAGTGACTCAAAGCCAGATTAGTAGAGCACTGAATTTACCCAATGTTAAATTGATTAAAATGGACGTAACCAACCTTATTCGGAAGAAAAAGCTAGAAATAGCACGGTGCATCAAGCAAGCAAAGGTGCTCCTTAAGCAGGAAAAGGATATTTTAATTGCTAGCGCGGTCAATGATCGTGATGTTGCTGATGCAGTCAGGGCAGGAAAAAAGCATGGACTGAGCAGTACTGAAGTCAGTGAGCAAACAGCAGTTGCCTTAGGTAATATTGTCGCTGCTTTATCAGACGAGTCTTTGGCTGGTATGGTGCTTACTGGTGGTGATACAGCCATTCATGTTTGCCGATCCTTAGAGGCTGAAGCCATAGAAGTGTTAGAAGAAGTGACTGTTGGGATTCCCCTCTGCCAATTGATCGGTGGTCGTTGCAATGGTTTGCCAGTGATAACAAAGGCGGGTGCTTTTGGTAATGAAGATTCATTTGTTTTATCCATACAGGCTATGCGAAAAACGGATGTACCAAAACAAGTTAACCTTTTAAGATAACTGCTTAGTATAAGGAGGAATAGAGATGAAACCGATATTAGGAATTACCATGGGCGATGCCGCGGGAATTGGCCCGGAGATTATTGTGAAAGCCTTGGTAGACAAAGAATTATATAAACTTGCAAGACCTGTGGTTTTTGGTGATAAAAAAATTATGGAACGGGCGATCAAAATTGTAGGCGCCGACTTAAAATGCCAAGCTGTTTCAGCGCCGAATTTAGCTGGAAATGATTTTGGGAGAATAGATATTGTTGACTTAGATAATTTACCCGTTGATTTGCCTTTTGCAGCGGTAGATGCCAGAGCTGGTAAAGCTGCTTACGAATATATTGAAAAGGCTGTTGGCTGTGCACTTAAAAATGAAATTCAGGCCATTGTTACGGCCCCGCTAAATAAAGAGGCATTAAATCTTGGTGGACATCATTATCCGGGGCATACGGAAATACTGGGGACATTGTCTGGGCAAAAAGATTATTCCATGATGCTTGTGAGTGGCCCACTAAAAGTGATTCATGTGACAACACATGTACCCTTAAGAAAAGCTTGTGACATGATTAAAAAAGACCGTGTGTTTCGCGTCATTAAATTAGCGGATGAAGCTGTAAAAATGATGGGAATCCCAAATCCCCGTATTGCAGTTGCCGGACTGAATCCGCATTCAGGTGAACACGGTTTGTTTGGCGCTGAAGAAGAGCTGGAAATTGTACCGGCTATTGATGCCGCAAAAGCCCTAGGAATGAATGTTAGTGGACCTGTCCCGCCTGATACAGTATTTCATCAAGCAGCAAACAAAAAAGAATTCGATATTGTCGTGGTTATGTATCATGATCAGGGTCATATTCCCATCAAAGTGTTAGGTTTTGAAACGGGAGTCAATGTAACCGTTGGATTACCGTTCATTAGAACTTCAGTGGATCATGGTACGGCATTTAATATTGCCGGGCAAGGGATTGCAGACAGTCAAAGTATGATAGAATCCTTGTTACTTGGTGCCCAGATGGCAAAGGTAAAAATTGCGCAGTAATATTGCGCGTTTTTATAAATTGAAATTTTGTAATATTTTAACTAGACTGAAAGGATGATTATGATGTTTAAACCACAAGGTATTATTACGCCAATCCTTACTCCATTAACAAAAGAGGAAAAATTTAATGAACAAGAAATGCGCAATCAGATTAATCGGCTCATTAACGCGGGGGTTAGTGGAATTTTTGCACTCGGGACAAATGGCGAATTTTACGCATTTTCGCAAGCAGAGAAAATCGAAATCATTAAAGTTGCTGTCGATGAAGTCAAAGGCCGTGTTCCTGTATATGCGGGCACCGGTTGTATCACAACAAAAGAAACCATTGAATTATCGAAAATCGCTAAGAATTTAGGTGTTGATGTATTATCGATTATATCGCCGTACTTTGCCAGTATTTCACAAGATGATATCTATCGTCATTATAGCAGTGTAGCTGAAGCTGTGGATTTACCGATCCTGCTGTATAACATTCCGGGCAGAACAGGTAATAATATTGCTTACACTACAGTAAAGAAGTTGGCAAACTATCCAAATATTATCGGGATCAAAGATAGCAGCGGTAATTTTGACAATACCTTAAAATATATTGAAAATACCGATTCAAGGTTAAGTGTATTAGCTGGCAATGATTCTTTGATTTTATGGACATTGATGGCAGGCGGTACGGGGGCTATAGCTGGTTGTTCGAATGTATTTCCTGAATTAATGGTAAGTATTTATAAATTATGGTCAGAAGGAAAAATTGAAGAAGCCAATGAAGCACAAAAGAAAATCAGACCATTCCGTAACGTGATGCAACTAGGTAACCCAAACTCGGTTGTCAAGCGTGCAGTGAATTTACTTGGTTACCCAGTGGGGCCGGCTCGTGAACCTTCAAACTGCAATAACCCTGAAATTGATACAGCATTATGCGAAGTTTTTAAATTATATAAATGAGATTTAAATATTGCCTGTTAGTTTTAATATAAGAGTAAAAACATAGAGTTAATGTGTTATCAGCGATAGAAAATATCATTGACTCTATGTGAATAACTCTTGGTTTTCGAGATTCTCTAATAAGGAGTGCTTGGAATGAAAAAAGTTGTTATATCGCATAAGTTACATGATGATGGAATGGCTGTTTTAGAAAAAGCTAATGTAAAAGTTGCAATAACAAATAATGGTGATCCAAAAGCCATGTTACCAGAATTGCTTGATGCGGAAGGTCTTATTATTCGTATTGGTTCGATCGATAAAGAAACAATGCTTGCTGCAAAAAATTTAAAAGTGATCGGACGCCCTGGTGTTGGAGTGGATGATGTGGATGTAGAAGCAGCGACTGAATTGGGTATTCCTGTGGTGATTGCTCCAGGTGCTAATACTCGTTCGGTAGCGGAACATGCTTTTGCTTTTATGTTTGCTGCAGCAAAAGATATGGTGCATAGTGATAAGGAACTTCGAAAAGGAAATTTTAATGTGAGAAGCAGCTATAAAGCATTTGAAATATATGGTAAAACATTGGGCTTGATTGGTTATGGGCATATTGGTAGTATTTTTGCAAAGATGGCAGCTGGTGTCGGAATGAAAGTCGTTGTTTATGATCCATTTGTTAAACCGGAAGTGATTATTGGACAAGGGTATCAATATGAAACAGAGCTTAATTTTGTTTTAAAAATAGCTGATGTAGTTTCTGTACATGTACCTTTAACACCTAAAACTCAACATCTTATCGGTGCTGTTGAGTTAAAATTGATGAAATCCAGTGCTATTTTAATCAATTGTTCACGTGGTGGTATTATTGATGAAATTGCTTTAGCAAATGCATTGGAAAATAATCAAATACATTCTGCAGCTACGGATGTATTTACGAATGAGCCAGTGAATGCTGATGAACCCTTGTTTAAGTATGACAATATTATCGTATCTCCACATATGGCGGGGCAAACGAAAGAAGCTGCTTCAGGCGTAGCAACGATGGCAGCGGAAGGTGTTATCGCGGTAATGAATGGTCAGCAATGGAAAAATGTTTGTAATCCTAAAGCCTATGAACATCCTAGATGGAAAAATCAGAGATGAGAGGGGGCATCGGTATAAATGGATGATTAAAAATGATGGGAGATTTTATTATGAGTAATAACTATTCATTGTTAAATATTGGGGAAATAGTAGCTGGTGAAGGAAGTATTGAACAAATAAAGGATATCGTAGCAGATTATGGAGCTGAAAATGTGGTTATTATTACTGACCAGGGTGTTTGGAATTCTGGTTTAGTGGAAAAACCAAAAGCCGTGCTTCAAGAAGCAGGTATAAATGTTCATGTAATCAATGATACACCGCCTGAACCAACAGTAGACCAAGTAAATGCCATCTTTGCAGCTGCCAAAGAATTTGAATGCCAAATGATTATCGGCATTGGCGGCGGCAGTTCCATGGATACCGCCAAGATTGTTTCTTTACTGCTTACTAATAATGTAAACTTACGTGACCTAGTCAAGGGAAAAGCACAGATTAAACGTCGCGGCGTACCCACACTCATGATTCCGACTACGGCAGGTACTGGGGCGGAAGCAACTCCAAATGCCATTGTTTTGGTGCCGGAAGAAGAATTGAAAGTGGGAATTGTCAGCCCGAAAATGGTATCTGACTGCGTCATTTTGGATCCAGCTTTGACAGTTAATTTGCCAAAAGCTATCACAGCCAATACAGGTATGGATGCTTTATGCCACGCTATAGAATGCTATATCTCTAAAAAGGCCAATCCGCTCAGCGATACATTTGCTTTAAAGGCTGTTACTTTGATTTCCCGCAGTATCCGTACAGCTTATAATGACGGGCACAATTTAGGGGCGCGGGAAGACATGCTTTTGGGGGCGATGTTTGGCGGCATTTCTATTGCAACATCCAGCACCACGGCTGTGCATGCCTTATCTTATCCATTGGGCGGAAAATATCATATTCCACATGGCTTGTCCAACGCCATTCTGCTCCCTGATGTAATGAAGTTCAATTTAGATGTCTGTGAAGAAAAGTTTAAAGATATTGCTGTTGCCATGGGACTGGATGTTGCAGGTTGTACAACGAAAGAAGCCGCTGAAAAAATGATTGATAATTTGTATTCGATGATTGAAGATCTTCATGTAACATGTGACTTGCAAGCCAAAGGTATTAATGAAGCAGCACTGGATGATATGATTGAAGCTGCTGCAAAAGTAACACGTCTCTTGGATAATAATCCAAAAGTAGTAACTAAAGAGGACATGCGGGCGATTTATAAAAAATTATTATAAGGATAGTTAATAATTTCTTGGTTTTATTTTCAATGAAATAAAGGGAAGGGTTCGTGTTTAATCAATATAAACCTTTTCCTTTTGTATTTTTTAAAAAATTCGCAATAATAAATCTATTTTGTTTTAGTACCTGCATAGGAAATACATTCACTTCTGAATGTTGAACACAACTATGAGTATAGGGAGGGGAAAATAATGAGTACAACAAATGTAGAGAAAGATAATAATACGGGTTTGGAAAAACAAAATTCTATTATGGATGAAGTAAAAACTGGTTTTAGGTGGAAAGTTGCACTTCTGATGTGGGGGGCAATAGCTATAAATTATTTTGACCGGACAAATCTTTCAGCAGCAGCACCGATGATTATGAAAGAGTTTAATTTTACAGCTACAGAAATGGGATTTATTATGTCCGCGTTTTTCTTTAGCTATACATTGTTTCAAATTCCATCAGGATGGCTTGCTGATAAATTTGGTCAGCGTCTGGTTTTAGGTGGAGCTGTTGGTTGGTGGTCAGCAGCAACTATGTCAATTGCGTTATGCCAAGGTTTTGTATCGTTTATTGCCGCTCGTATTTTACTTGGCATTGGTGAAGCCGGGGCGTACCCAGCCAATGCTGGCATTGTTTCGAAGTGGTTCCCAGATAAAGAGCGCGCTAGAGCTACTGTTATCTTTGATAGTGGCAACAAGTGTGGTACAGCATTTGCGATGCCAATTATTGTTTGGATGATGCTTAACTTTGGCTGGAAAGTTCCTTTTATAATTTCTGGATTACTTGGTTTTCTTTGGTGCTTATTATGGTTTAAGTATTATACTGATCCTGAGAAAAGTAAGTATGCAAATCAGGCTGAAATAGACTATATCAGGAATGGTCAAACCAATAAAGATGGTGTTGGTAATACTGAACAACCGCTTAAATGGTATGAATTATTACGTTATCGCAATATCAGAGCAATGTGTATCGGTTTTTTCATGTCAAATTATGCCATTTATTTTTATATTACATGGTTTCCTACCTATTTGGTAAAGGCTCGTGGTATGAGTTTGATGAAAATGGGTTTTGTGGCGATGATTCCACCACTTATTGGATTATGCGTGGGTTTCCTAAGTGCCTATTTTGCCGATTATTTATATAGCAAAGGATATTCCAAAACCAGAGTAAGAAAAAATAATCTGGTTTTCGGTATGTTATTAGCATCGTCGATAGTTTTTGTTAATTTTATTCAAACTGATATCGGTGCAGTTGCATTATTAACATTATCTTATTGTGGTATTGCCTGTGCGGGTCCTGCACTATGGACTTTGCCTGGTGATGTAGCTCCGTGCAATATGACATCTACGGTTGGGGCATTGCAAAATTGTGTTTCTAACATTGGTGGTATACTTGGTCCTATTGTTACAGGTTGGATTGTAGCAACTACGGGATCCTTTCAAATGGCTATGATGGTAACAGGCTGTGCTACACTCATTGGAGCATTAAATTATGCCTTCTATTTGGGCGAAGTTAAAAATATTGAAGTAGATGAAATATCTACCTCAAATTAATTTTTGGAAAAATACAATATCAGTAGGTAGACTTACTATCGATTTGATAGAAGGAACAAGCAAAATGAGTGTTAAAAAGAAATTATTGCTGATTATGATATTGATAAGTTTTATCCCACTCATATTGTTGTCGGTTATGTCAGTGCAGTATTTAGGCAAAGTATTGGAACAAGAAACAATTAATCAATGCAGGGAACTCGCTAATGAAGCTAAATTACAAATTGATGGATATCTTGATAGACCTTTTATTGCACTTAAATCAATCGCTGCCGATCCTACGGTAAAGGCTTTTGATTTACCAAAGATAAAAACATTTCTTGTTCAGCTCCAGAAGGTCAATCCTGAAAACTCATTTGCTCTTGATGATGTAAAAGGAAATCAGGTTGTACGTGGTGATGATATTCCAGTCGCTAATATTTGGGAGCGCCCTTTTTATCAGTCGGCACTCAAAGGACAAGATGAAGTAATATCAGGAGTTGTATTTAGTAAAAACTCGAATCGTTTTGTTATTAACCTTGTAACGCCTGTTCGTGATGCAGAATCAGGTGGGGTAATTGGAATTATGCAAGGGTCGATTACCCTTGCAAAAATCAGTGAATTTGTTACAAATTTGTCTAATAACGGTACTGTTGCTTATGTAATTGATAGTGAAGGTAAAATATTGGCTCATCCGGATCAAAATTTGGTCAAAGATCGTGTCGATATGAATGAAGTAAGTTTTGTAAAACAGGGCTTATCCGAAAAAAAGAGCGGATTTGTTATTTTGGAGGATAAAGAGGTAGGAAAAAAGTTAGTTACTTATGTTTATGATGATAGAACTGGTTGGCTAATATGCTTGGAGGTACCTGATACTGTTATAACAGCAAAAACTCATTCTTTATTGTATATGATAGGACTGGTAACTCTAGGGATATTGGTATTAGTGGGAATATTAGCCTTTTTTATTGCCAAAAGTTTTTCGGAACCGATCTTAAAGATGCAAAAGCTAGCGATTCGGGTTGCGCAGGGTGATCTTAATCAGAAAATCGAGATATCTTCTAAAGATGAAATTGGCTTGTTAGCTACGGCGTTTGATACAATGATGACTAATTTGAGAAAACTAGTTGGTCAGGTGCAGGGAAATGCTCAGCAGTTGGCAGCAGCATCAGAAGAACTAACTTCCAGCGCTGAACAGTCCACCTTGGCTGCTAATCAAGTCGCTTCATCAATAACTGAAGTGGCACAAGGAACTGATAAACAATATCATGTAGTTAGTCAGGTAACCACTATAATAGAACAAATGTCAAAAAATATCCAGCAGGCTGCAGAAAATGCTAGTGTGGTATCGAATCAGTCTATTAAAGCCGTTGAAACAGCCAAGGAAGGTGGCCGGTCGGTACAAGGGGCTGTTAAGCAAATGGTGGATATTGAACATACGATAAATGCTTCGGCTATAGTTGTTGAACAATTGGGTGAACGTTCGAAAGAAATAGGACAAATTGTTGATACTATTTCTGGTATTGCAGGTCAAACTAATCTTTTGGCTCTTAATGCTGCTATTGAGGCGGCTAGGGCGGGTGAACAGGGGCGCGGTTTTGCAGTTGTTGCTGAAGAGGTTCGCAAGTTAGCGGAACAATCTCAGGAAGCGGCAAAACAAATTGCCCGTTTGATTGGGGAAATTCAGGGAGAAACAGACAAAGCTGTAGTAGCTATGCAAAAAGGTACGAGGGAGGTTAATGTTGGTACCGGAGTTGTAAATGACGCAGGTGAGAACTTTCAAAAAATTATTGAGATGATAACAAACTTAGCAGCTCAGGTTGGGGATATATCAACAGGTATTCAGTGTTTGGCAAGTGACAGTCAGCAAGTTGTGGTTTCAGTACAGCAGATCGATCAATTAACGAAGAGCGCAACAGGTGAGGTACAGAATGTTTCGGCAGCAACAGAAGAACAGGCTGCTTCTATGGAAGAAATAGCAGCTTCGAGTCAAAAACTAGCTCAAATGGCGCAGTTTTTACAAGACGCAGTTAGTAAGTTTCAGATTTA is a window encoding:
- a CDS encoding methyl-accepting chemotaxis protein gives rise to the protein MSVKKKLLLIMILISFIPLILLSVMSVQYLGKVLEQETINQCRELANEAKLQIDGYLDRPFIALKSIAADPTVKAFDLPKIKTFLVQLQKVNPENSFALDDVKGNQVVRGDDIPVANIWERPFYQSALKGQDEVISGVVFSKNSNRFVINLVTPVRDAESGGVIGIMQGSITLAKISEFVTNLSNNGTVAYVIDSEGKILAHPDQNLVKDRVDMNEVSFVKQGLSEKKSGFVILEDKEVGKKLVTYVYDDRTGWLICLEVPDTVITAKTHSLLYMIGLVTLGILVLVGILAFFIAKSFSEPILKMQKLAIRVAQGDLNQKIEISSKDEIGLLATAFDTMMTNLRKLVGQVQGNAQQLAAASEELTSSAEQSTLAANQVASSITEVAQGTDKQYHVVSQVTTIIEQMSKNIQQAAENASVVSNQSIKAVETAKEGGRSVQGAVKQMVDIEHTINASAIVVEQLGERSKEIGQIVDTISGIAGQTNLLALNAAIEAARAGEQGRGFAVVAEEVRKLAEQSQEAAKQIARLIGEIQGETDKAVVAMQKGTREVNVGTGVVNDAGENFQKIIEMITNLAAQVGDISTGIQCLASDSQQVVVSVQQIDQLTKSATGEVQNVSAATEEQAASMEEIAASSQKLAQMAQFLQDAVSKFQI